The following are encoded together in the Naumannella cuiyingiana genome:
- a CDS encoding type IV toxin-antitoxin system AbiEi family antitoxin domain-containing protein, whose amino-acid sequence MGEQMPRAEAGLILSPGDLAARGHSADGIAALVRRGELIRVRRGAYAYPEPAASPEAQHRLAVRAALAHVGNDACASHISAAVLHGLPVWRGDLWRVHLTKHREHGGRIRPGQVMHASVLREDEVITVAGMRVTSLARTVVDLARRYPGALAVAAGDAALARGLSGDELDAALDRAAGWRGIVGARRICGLLDGRSESPGESVSRLIFHDAGLPAPVLQHKITDGSATVAIVDFYWPQWRHTGEFDGMIKYGRLRRPGEDVSAVVIREKVREDAVRDLGYGMTRWITTDLDERWPLIERLRRRLRGDLAS is encoded by the coding sequence ATGGGCGAGCAGATGCCGCGGGCGGAGGCGGGTCTGATCTTGTCCCCGGGAGACCTCGCCGCGCGCGGACACTCGGCCGACGGAATCGCCGCATTGGTACGCCGCGGCGAGCTGATCCGCGTGCGGCGCGGTGCCTATGCCTACCCGGAGCCCGCGGCCTCGCCCGAGGCGCAACATCGACTGGCCGTGCGGGCGGCGCTGGCACACGTGGGCAACGACGCCTGCGCCAGTCACATCTCGGCGGCGGTGCTGCACGGTCTGCCCGTCTGGCGCGGAGACCTGTGGCGGGTGCACCTGACCAAGCACCGCGAGCACGGCGGGCGCATCCGCCCCGGCCAGGTCATGCACGCCTCCGTGCTGCGCGAGGACGAGGTGATCACCGTCGCCGGGATGCGCGTCACCTCGCTGGCGCGTACCGTCGTCGATCTTGCTCGGCGCTACCCCGGTGCGCTGGCCGTGGCCGCAGGCGATGCCGCGCTCGCCCGAGGTCTGAGCGGGGACGAGCTCGACGCGGCCCTCGACCGGGCTGCGGGATGGCGCGGGATCGTCGGTGCACGCCGCATCTGTGGCCTGCTCGACGGGCGGAGCGAGTCGCCGGGGGAGTCGGTCAGCAGGTTGATCTTCCACGATGCCGGACTGCCGGCACCGGTCCTGCAACACAAGATCACCGACGGATCCGCGACGGTGGCGATCGTCGACTTCTACTGGCCGCAGTGGCGCCACACCGGCGAGTTCGACGGGATGATCAAGTACGGGCGGCTTCGCCGGCCGGGCGAGGATGTGTCGGCGGTGGTGATCCGCGAGAAGGTACGCGAGGACGCGGTCCGCGATCTGGGTTATGGCATGACGCGCTGGATCACCACCGATCTGGACGAGCGGTGGCCCCTCATCGAGCGCCTGCGCCGGCGACTCCGCGGCGACCTCGCGAGCTGA
- a CDS encoding zinc-dependent alcohol dehydrogenase family protein, which produces MKATMMHPGGTITLEERPDPTIRRPTDAVVTVTAAAVCGSDLWRYRGVTPVPDARPIGHEFVGVVEAVGEQVRTLHPGDFVVAPFRWSDNTCPECRYGVQPSCRNGGNYGAPDREGLPVDGGQGEAVRVPLADGTLIKVVEHDESHLPSLLALTDVMSTGWHAAVSARVGPGATAVVIGDGAVGLCAVLAASRMGAHRVIAMSRHEPRQRLARAFGATDIVAERGADGEAAIAELTGGLGPDSVLECVGSAQSMQTAFGIARPGGVIGFVGVPHEVELPAETIFGRNLTVAGGIAPAREYLPRLLDLVLDGEIEPGRVFDLELPLAEVGEAYRAMDERRAIKSLLRVPA; this is translated from the coding sequence ATGAAAGCGACCATGATGCATCCCGGCGGCACGATCACGCTGGAGGAGCGTCCGGATCCGACGATCCGACGCCCGACCGACGCCGTGGTCACGGTCACCGCGGCCGCGGTGTGCGGGTCGGACCTGTGGCGCTACCGGGGAGTGACTCCGGTCCCGGACGCGCGCCCGATCGGGCACGAGTTCGTCGGCGTGGTCGAGGCCGTGGGCGAGCAGGTGCGCACGCTGCACCCGGGCGACTTCGTGGTCGCCCCGTTCAGGTGGTCGGACAACACCTGCCCGGAGTGCCGCTACGGCGTACAGCCGTCCTGCCGCAACGGCGGCAACTACGGCGCGCCCGATCGTGAGGGACTGCCCGTCGACGGCGGGCAGGGCGAGGCGGTCCGGGTACCGCTGGCCGACGGGACGTTGATCAAGGTCGTCGAGCACGACGAGAGCCACCTGCCGTCGCTGTTGGCGCTGACCGACGTGATGTCGACCGGCTGGCACGCCGCGGTCTCCGCCCGCGTGGGTCCGGGCGCCACGGCGGTGGTGATCGGGGACGGTGCCGTCGGGCTGTGCGCGGTGCTGGCGGCGTCGCGGATGGGCGCGCACCGGGTGATCGCGATGTCGCGACACGAGCCGCGGCAACGCCTGGCCCGGGCCTTCGGCGCGACCGACATCGTCGCCGAGCGCGGCGCGGACGGAGAGGCGGCCATCGCCGAGCTGACGGGCGGACTCGGCCCGGACTCGGTGCTGGAGTGTGTCGGTTCGGCACAGTCCATGCAGACCGCATTCGGGATCGCGCGGCCGGGCGGCGTGATCGGCTTCGTCGGTGTCCCGCACGAGGTCGAGCTGCCCGCAGAAACGATCTTCGGGCGCAACCTGACGGTCGCCGGCGGAATCGCCCCCGCGCGGGAGTACCTGCCGCGGCTGCTCGACCTGGTGCTCGACGGCGAGATCGAGCCCGGGCGCGTGTTCGACCTCGAGCTGCCGCTCGCCGAGGTGGGCGAGGCGTACCGGGCGATGGACGAGCGACGCGCGATCAAGAGTTTGCTGCGCGTACCCGCCTGA
- a CDS encoding DUF6328 family protein, translating to MTPTPDPEALPERNETPAERMDRNWVELLQELRVLQTGTQILAGFLLILPFQPAFAELSLAPRIVYLSASGLTVVTTILVLAPVSAHRLLFRRGRKAQLVDLGDRMARLGLASLALSLACVMFLIFTMVLGLVAGAVAAAVVLIMVIMLWQVMPFTALLRR from the coding sequence GTGACGCCTACCCCCGATCCGGAGGCCCTGCCCGAGCGCAACGAGACGCCCGCGGAGCGGATGGACCGCAACTGGGTCGAGCTGTTGCAGGAGCTTCGCGTGCTGCAGACCGGTACGCAGATCCTGGCGGGCTTCCTGCTGATCCTGCCGTTCCAGCCCGCCTTCGCCGAGCTCTCGCTCGCTCCCCGGATCGTCTACCTCTCCGCCAGTGGGCTGACCGTGGTCACGACCATTCTCGTGCTCGCTCCGGTCAGCGCGCACCGGCTGCTGTTCCGCCGCGGGCGCAAGGCCCAGCTCGTCGATCTCGGCGACCGGATGGCCCGGCTCGGCCTGGCCAGCCTGGCACTCAGCCTGGCCTGTGTGATGTTCCTGATCTTCACCATGGTGCTCGGGCTCGTCGCCGGCGCCGTCGCCGCCGCGGTCGTGCTGATCATGGTGATCATGCTGTGGCAGGTGATGCCCTTCACCGCGCTCCTGCGACGCTGA
- the ppk2 gene encoding polyphosphate kinase 2 — translation MSQVGERWPIDLARLEGYRVVDVDDDDPILLDASGRPVETWREGYPYTDKLDRDRYDLEKRLLQIELLKLQKWIQKTGRRLVIIFEGRDAAGKGGTIKRFTEHLNPRGARVVALEKPTDREQTQWYFQRYVAHLPSAGEIVMFDRSWYNRAGVERVMGFSTDDEYRLFMDDAPAFERLLTRDGIDLVKFWFSVSQAEQRTRFAIRQVDPVRQWKLSPTDLASLDKWDAYTAAKENMFALTDKPDAPWTVVKSNDKKRARLEAMRHVLSRYDYENKDREIVGTPDRKIVGPAAEIFRDAED, via the coding sequence GTGTCGCAGGTCGGCGAGCGGTGGCCGATCGACCTGGCCCGGCTCGAGGGCTATCGGGTGGTCGATGTGGACGACGACGACCCCATCCTGCTCGACGCCTCCGGGCGGCCGGTCGAGACCTGGCGAGAGGGCTACCCCTACACCGACAAGCTCGACCGCGATCGCTACGACCTGGAGAAGCGGCTGCTGCAGATCGAGCTGCTGAAATTGCAGAAGTGGATCCAGAAGACCGGACGCCGACTGGTGATCATCTTCGAGGGCCGCGACGCCGCCGGCAAGGGCGGAACGATCAAGCGGTTCACCGAGCACCTGAATCCCCGTGGCGCCCGGGTGGTCGCACTGGAGAAGCCGACCGACCGCGAGCAGACGCAGTGGTACTTCCAGCGGTATGTGGCGCATCTGCCCTCGGCCGGCGAGATCGTGATGTTCGACCGGTCCTGGTACAACCGGGCGGGAGTCGAGCGGGTGATGGGCTTCAGCACCGACGACGAGTACCGGCTGTTCATGGACGACGCGCCGGCCTTCGAGCGGCTGTTGACCCGCGACGGCATCGACCTGGTGAAGTTCTGGTTCTCGGTCTCCCAGGCCGAACAGCGCACCCGGTTCGCGATCCGCCAGGTGGACCCGGTACGCCAGTGGAAGCTCTCCCCCACCGATCTCGCCTCGCTGGACAAGTGGGACGCCTACACCGCGGCCAAGGAGAACATGTTCGCCCTGACCGACAAGCCGGATGCGCCGTGGACCGTGGTGAAGTCCAACGACAAGAAGCGCGCCCGGCTGGAGGCGATGCGGCACGTGCTGTCGCGCTATGACTACGAGAACAAGGACCGCGAGATCGTCGGCACCCCCGACCGCAAGATCGTCGGCCCCGCCGCCGAGATCTTCCGCGACGCCGAGGACTGA
- a CDS encoding sodium:solute symporter family protein translates to MNEIRLDAQWIDYVLIAVYFLFVLGIGWYARRGVSNSIEFFLSGRSLPAWVTGLAFISANLGAVEVMGMSATGAQYGFPTMHYFWVGAIPAMLFLGVVMMPFYYGSKVRSVPEFMRMRFGTGAHLVNALSFALAQILIAGVNLFLLGTIVNRLLGWPLWVALIVAAAIVLSYITLGGLSAAIYNEVLQFFVIVAALLPLTLIGLNRVGGWDGLMQRVANDGMLGAEQLHTWPGEQLSGFANPVLSVVGIIFGLGFVLSFGYWTTNFVEVQRAMASKDINSARMTPIIGAYPKMFVPFIVVIPGMIAAVLVPQLTQFKEIYYRAGEEAAVAQTGVTYNDALLLLMREVLPNGLLGVAIAGLLAAFMAGMAANISAFNTVFSYDLWQQYVVKDRDDAYYLKVGRYATVAACIIAIFTALIAGNFSNLMDYLQTLFGFFNAPLFATFILGMFWKRMTPTAGWVGLVCGTLSAVLVFILSEVGVINLPGQGAAFLAASVAFAVDIVLSVVVSLVTTPKPAHELRGLVASETPRADLRDENDAKLKPWQRPVPVAAVALGIVIILNVIFG, encoded by the coding sequence ATGAATGAGATCAGGCTGGACGCCCAGTGGATCGACTACGTGTTGATCGCGGTCTATTTCCTGTTCGTCCTCGGGATCGGTTGGTACGCCCGGCGCGGCGTCTCCAACAGCATCGAGTTCTTCTTGTCCGGGCGCAGCCTGCCCGCCTGGGTGACGGGCCTCGCGTTCATCTCGGCCAACCTCGGCGCGGTCGAGGTGATGGGCATGTCGGCGACCGGCGCCCAGTACGGCTTCCCGACCATGCACTACTTCTGGGTCGGCGCCATCCCCGCCATGTTGTTCCTCGGCGTGGTGATGATGCCGTTCTACTACGGGTCGAAGGTCCGCTCGGTGCCCGAGTTCATGCGAATGCGATTCGGCACCGGTGCGCACCTGGTGAATGCGCTGTCCTTCGCGCTCGCGCAGATTCTGATCGCCGGCGTGAACCTGTTCCTGCTCGGCACCATCGTCAATCGCCTGCTCGGCTGGCCGCTGTGGGTGGCGTTGATCGTCGCCGCGGCGATCGTGTTGTCCTACATCACGCTCGGCGGCCTGTCCGCCGCGATCTACAACGAGGTGCTGCAGTTCTTCGTGATCGTCGCGGCGCTGTTGCCGCTGACGCTGATCGGCCTGAACCGGGTCGGCGGCTGGGACGGGCTGATGCAGCGCGTCGCGAACGACGGGATGCTCGGCGCGGAACAGTTGCACACCTGGCCGGGCGAACAGCTCTCCGGTTTCGCCAATCCGGTGCTGTCGGTGGTCGGGATCATCTTCGGCCTCGGCTTCGTGCTCTCCTTCGGCTACTGGACGACGAACTTCGTCGAGGTGCAGCGGGCGATGGCCTCCAAGGACATCAACTCCGCGCGGATGACCCCGATCATCGGGGCGTACCCGAAGATGTTCGTACCGTTCATCGTGGTGATCCCCGGCATGATCGCGGCCGTGCTGGTGCCGCAGCTCACGCAGTTCAAGGAGATCTACTACCGCGCCGGCGAGGAGGCGGCCGTGGCGCAGACCGGCGTCACCTACAACGACGCGCTGCTGCTGCTGATGCGCGAGGTCTTGCCCAACGGGCTGCTGGGGGTGGCGATCGCCGGCCTGTTGGCGGCATTCATGGCCGGGATGGCGGCCAACATTTCGGCCTTCAACACGGTCTTCAGCTATGACCTGTGGCAGCAGTACGTGGTCAAGGACCGCGACGACGCCTACTACCTCAAGGTCGGCCGGTACGCCACGGTCGCCGCCTGCATCATCGCCATCTTCACCGCGCTGATCGCGGGGAACTTCTCCAACCTGATGGACTACCTGCAGACGCTCTTCGGCTTCTTCAATGCGCCGCTGTTCGCCACATTCATCCTCGGCATGTTCTGGAAGCGGATGACGCCGACCGCCGGCTGGGTCGGCCTGGTCTGCGGCACCTTGTCGGCGGTGCTGGTCTTCATCCTGTCCGAGGTCGGCGTGATCAACCTGCCCGGCCAGGGCGCCGCGTTCCTGGCCGCGTCGGTGGCGTTCGCGGTCGACATCGTGTTGTCGGTCGTGGTCTCGCTGGTGACCACCCCGAAGCCGGCGCACGAGCTGCGCGGGCTGGTCGCCTCGGAGACGCCGCGCGCGGACCTTCGTGACGAGAACGATGCCAAGCTGAAGCCGTGGCAGCGGCCGGTGCCGGTGGCGGCGGTCGCGCTGGGCATCGTGATCATCCTGAATGTGATCTTCGGCTGA
- the panC gene encoding pantoate--beta-alanine ligase has protein sequence MSEQSRPRALTEPAQLRAWTDEARAAGRRIGLVPTMGNLHAGHLSLVAAARERADAVLVSIFVNPTQFGDGGDFDRYPRTVDADLAALADRADAVWLPSVEAMYPFGPGAATTVHVPGLTDVLEGAHRPGHFDGVASVVTRLFNQSRAEVAVFGEKDYQQLQVIRRMVADLSAPVEIVAAPTVREPDGLAMSSRNGFLDTEQRDRAGLIHRVLSAMAGAARAGTPLPAVEAEAMAALSSAGFESDYAVLRRADLSEPAGAGEAEVALVAARLGQTRLIDNLRI, from the coding sequence GTGAGTGAACAGAGCCGGCCCCGGGCGCTGACCGAGCCCGCGCAGTTGCGCGCCTGGACCGATGAGGCGCGCGCGGCCGGCCGCCGGATCGGCCTGGTGCCCACGATGGGCAATCTGCACGCGGGGCATCTGTCGCTCGTCGCCGCCGCCAGGGAACGGGCCGATGCGGTCCTGGTCAGCATCTTCGTCAATCCGACCCAGTTCGGCGACGGCGGGGACTTCGACCGCTATCCGCGTACCGTCGACGCCGACCTCGCCGCGCTCGCCGACCGCGCTGACGCGGTCTGGCTGCCCTCGGTGGAGGCGATGTATCCCTTCGGGCCCGGGGCGGCGACCACCGTGCACGTGCCCGGGCTGACCGACGTCCTGGAGGGTGCGCACCGACCCGGCCACTTCGACGGGGTGGCCAGCGTCGTGACGCGGCTGTTCAACCAGAGTCGCGCCGAGGTCGCCGTGTTCGGTGAGAAGGACTACCAGCAGTTGCAGGTGATCCGCCGGATGGTGGCCGACCTGTCGGCGCCGGTCGAGATCGTCGCCGCGCCGACCGTGCGCGAGCCGGACGGTCTCGCGATGAGCTCGCGCAACGGATTCCTCGACACCGAACAGCGGGACCGGGCGGGCCTCATTCACCGGGTGCTGTCGGCGATGGCCGGCGCGGCGCGGGCGGGTACGCCGCTCCCCGCCGTCGAGGCCGAGGCGATGGCCGCCCTGAGCTCTGCCGGGTTCGAATCCGACTATGCGGTGCTACGCCGCGCCGACCTGTCCGAGCCGGCGGGCGCGGGCGAGGCGGAGGTGGCCCTGGTCGCCGCCCGACTGGGGCAGACCAGGCTGATCGACAACCTGCGGATCTGA
- a CDS encoding tetratricopeptide repeat protein encodes MDTRWINYRRAVEAFEAKDYRSAIPVLQGLLADRPEAVEVRMLLARSYYHSASLEPAAEQLRVVLDQQPTEAYAHLLLARTLERQSRAEEARPHRKLAAVLTGDDTLAATHEVGR; translated from the coding sequence GTGGACACCCGTTGGATCAACTACCGTCGCGCCGTGGAGGCCTTCGAGGCCAAGGACTACCGCAGCGCCATCCCGGTCCTGCAGGGGCTGTTGGCCGACCGGCCCGAGGCCGTCGAGGTGCGGATGCTGCTGGCCCGCTCCTACTACCACTCGGCATCGCTGGAGCCCGCCGCGGAGCAACTGCGCGTCGTGCTCGACCAGCAGCCGACCGAGGCGTACGCCCACCTGCTGTTGGCCCGGACCCTCGAACGCCAGTCGCGTGCGGAGGAAGCCCGGCCGCACCGCAAGCTCGCCGCCGTCCTGACCGGCGACGACACGCTGGCCGCGACGCACGAGGTCGGCCGCTGA
- a CDS encoding EcsC family protein: MSTFGGIVRLPWQSRNDDEAGVLEQARQVVEQTKNEGLEGRADSLVRALLEIGIDGRGPFASAATVADRALASSSSEEAAIGKVVRQTLAKGAAGGFVTGLGGFVTMPVALPVNVVEFHLLATRMIAAIAKIRGYDIADPQVRTAVLLALTGSNADEILTKAGVVVPGGRLAGLALSRLPRSAMMVINKAIGFRLAASLARSGLSRLGKALPAVGGAIGAGVDTFMMQRIASFARKEFPAVH; the protein is encoded by the coding sequence ATGTCGACATTTGGAGGAATCGTGCGCCTTCCCTGGCAGTCCCGCAACGATGACGAGGCCGGCGTGTTGGAACAGGCCCGGCAGGTGGTCGAGCAGACCAAGAACGAGGGCCTGGAGGGCCGTGCGGACTCGCTGGTCCGGGCCCTGCTCGAGATCGGGATCGATGGCCGCGGGCCGTTCGCGTCGGCGGCGACCGTCGCCGACCGGGCGCTGGCGAGCTCGTCGAGCGAGGAGGCCGCAATCGGCAAGGTGGTACGCCAGACCCTGGCCAAGGGCGCGGCGGGCGGATTCGTCACCGGCCTCGGCGGCTTCGTGACGATGCCCGTCGCGCTGCCGGTGAATGTCGTGGAGTTCCACCTGCTGGCCACCCGGATGATCGCGGCGATCGCCAAGATCCGCGGCTACGACATCGCGGACCCGCAGGTACGCACGGCCGTCCTGCTCGCCCTGACCGGCTCGAATGCCGACGAGATCCTGACCAAGGCCGGCGTGGTGGTGCCGGGCGGCAGGCTCGCCGGGTTGGCCCTGAGCCGGTTGCCCCGCTCCGCGATGATGGTGATCAACAAGGCGATCGGCTTCCGCCTCGCGGCCTCGCTGGCCAGGAGCGGCCTGAGCCGGCTCGGCAAGGCGCTGCCCGCGGTGGGTGGGGCGATCGGCGCGGGCGTCGACACCTTCATGATGCAGCGGATCGCGTCGTTCGCCCGCAAGGAGTTCCCGGCGGTGCACTGA
- a CDS encoding uracil-xanthine permease family protein, translating to MIDPDPSQTAGPTRSFRWRRVPDRPGAIVAPDERLSWPRTVGLGVQHVLAMFGATFLVPVLTGFPPSTTILFSGIGTILFLLITGNRLPSYLGSSFAFIAPVTAAASPGGALGGIVAIGVLLMIVGAIVHVAGTRWIDALMPPVVAGAIVALIGFNLAPAARDNFVQQPVTAVITLAVVILSTVVFRGLLGRMAIVLGVVVGYLVAVVRGEVDFATVAAAAWVGLPQFSTPTLDPAVLPIFLPVVLVLVAENVGHVRAVSQLTGRDLGPLTGRALFADGLATTLSGSAGGSGTTTYGENIGVMAATRVYSTAAYWVAAVVAVALGLSPKVGALINTIPPGVIGGVTTVLYGLIGVIGIRIWIDNRVDFSRPANQLTAAVALIIAIADFTFSAGALSFKGIALGSVAAIVVYHLMSGIARLRGTDRDADPAA from the coding sequence GTGATCGATCCGGACCCGAGCCAGACCGCAGGCCCCACCCGCAGCTTCCGTTGGCGACGCGTACCGGACCGGCCGGGAGCGATCGTCGCGCCGGACGAGCGGTTGTCCTGGCCGCGGACCGTCGGACTCGGCGTCCAACATGTGCTCGCCATGTTCGGCGCGACCTTCCTGGTGCCGGTGCTGACCGGGTTCCCGCCCAGCACGACCATCCTGTTCTCCGGGATCGGGACGATCCTGTTCTTGTTGATCACCGGCAACCGGCTGCCGAGCTACCTGGGGTCGTCGTTCGCGTTCATTGCCCCGGTGACTGCCGCCGCATCGCCGGGCGGCGCGCTCGGTGGGATCGTCGCGATCGGCGTCTTGTTGATGATCGTCGGCGCGATCGTGCACGTCGCCGGTACGCGGTGGATCGATGCCCTGATGCCGCCCGTCGTGGCCGGCGCGATCGTCGCCCTGATCGGCTTCAACCTGGCCCCGGCCGCCCGGGACAACTTCGTCCAGCAGCCGGTGACGGCGGTGATCACGCTGGCGGTGGTGATCTTGTCCACGGTCGTGTTCCGGGGCCTGCTGGGGCGGATGGCGATCGTGCTCGGCGTGGTCGTGGGCTATCTGGTCGCGGTGGTACGCGGCGAGGTCGACTTCGCCACCGTGGCTGCGGCCGCCTGGGTGGGGCTGCCGCAGTTCTCGACACCGACGCTGGATCCGGCCGTGTTGCCGATCTTCCTGCCCGTGGTGCTGGTCCTGGTGGCCGAGAATGTGGGCCACGTGCGGGCGGTCAGCCAACTGACGGGCCGCGATCTCGGACCGTTGACCGGGCGCGCGCTGTTCGCCGACGGGCTGGCGACGACGCTCTCGGGCTCGGCCGGCGGTTCCGGCACCACCACCTACGGCGAGAACATCGGGGTGATGGCGGCGACCCGGGTCTACTCGACCGCCGCGTACTGGGTGGCTGCGGTCGTCGCCGTCGCGCTCGGCCTGTCGCCGAAGGTCGGCGCGTTGATCAACACCATTCCGCCCGGGGTGATCGGGGGCGTGACGACCGTGCTCTACGGGCTGATCGGGGTGATCGGAATCAGGATCTGGATCGACAACCGGGTCGACTTCTCCCGGCCCGCGAACCAGTTGACGGCCGCGGTGGCGCTGATCATCGCCATCGCCGACTTCACCTTCAGCGCCGGCGCGCTGAGCTTCAAGGGGATCGCACTGGGATCGGTCGCGGCGATCGTCGTCTACCACCTGATGAGCGGGATCGCCCGCCTGCGCGGTACCGACCGCGATGCCGACCCGGCGGCATAG
- a CDS encoding alpha/beta hydrolase produces MDRMPPTVIDDIDGPRRPGRRVLAAVAVGALAWFAPMTPARAEPLPPAEDANGITVQRVERVENLDRSYDYRISSDKVTDDVQTTYGLSLRVTLPEDYFSSDRDYPVLYIYNGNPGNYREWTEKAGLEDATDGTEVIYVSVEGGETSWYTDWKGSNGSGRKNDWRTFHNEQVVPFIDANLRTIADRDHRGVAGFSMGGFGAIRYAQQYPELYSYAASFSGGLDLEDQVIRGAVIGSLTVQGWNPYGPFGPVVWPKDGGWKEQNPVRHAGDLADTTVSLYAGSGANDADIFERGAGWSTRTFARSLAAAGVEHRFDMYGRNVTYQGRRCNGGHNWDCAGLAFVTERERMLDALTDGSGG; encoded by the coding sequence ATGGACCGCATGCCCCCCACGGTCATTGACGACATCGACGGCCCGCGACGGCCCGGCCGCAGGGTGCTGGCCGCCGTCGCGGTCGGCGCACTCGCCTGGTTCGCGCCGATGACTCCCGCCCGGGCCGAGCCGCTGCCGCCCGCCGAGGACGCCAACGGGATCACCGTGCAGCGGGTGGAGCGGGTGGAGAACCTGGACCGCTCCTATGACTACCGGATCTCCTCGGACAAGGTCACCGACGACGTCCAGACGACCTACGGCCTGTCCCTGCGCGTAACGCTGCCCGAGGACTACTTCTCCTCCGACCGCGACTACCCCGTGCTGTACATCTACAACGGCAATCCCGGCAACTACCGCGAGTGGACCGAGAAGGCCGGCCTCGAGGACGCGACCGACGGCACCGAGGTGATCTATGTGTCGGTCGAGGGCGGCGAGACGAGCTGGTACACCGACTGGAAGGGGTCCAACGGCTCCGGGCGGAAGAACGACTGGCGGACCTTCCACAACGAGCAGGTGGTGCCGTTCATCGACGCCAATCTGCGCACCATCGCCGATCGCGACCACCGCGGCGTGGCCGGCTTCTCGATGGGCGGCTTCGGCGCGATCCGGTACGCCCAGCAGTATCCGGAGCTCTATTCCTACGCGGCATCGTTCTCCGGGGGTCTCGACCTGGAGGACCAGGTGATCCGCGGCGCCGTCATCGGCAGCCTGACCGTGCAGGGCTGGAACCCGTACGGCCCGTTCGGCCCGGTGGTCTGGCCGAAGGACGGGGGCTGGAAGGAACAGAACCCGGTGCGGCATGCGGGCGACCTCGCCGACACCACGGTCAGTCTGTACGCCGGCTCCGGCGCCAATGACGCAGACATCTTCGAGCGCGGGGCCGGCTGGTCGACCCGCACCTTCGCCAGGTCGCTGGCCGCCGCCGGCGTGGAGCACCGGTTCGACATGTACGGCCGCAACGTGACCTATCAGGGCCGGCGCTGCAACGGCGGACACAACTGGGACTGCGCGGGTCTTGCCTTCGTCACGGAGCGCGAGCGGATGTTGGACGCGCTCACCGACGGCTCCGGAGGCTGA
- a CDS encoding winged helix DNA-binding domain-containing protein: protein MSVRRITDAQRRARLGARHLLAPAARCDDAGAIADAVLALHATDPPTVHLSAWARMATPEPSAVEQRLADKTLVRHHAMRRTLWVAGVPTMALMHEAATRKIAANECRLLVRMLTDSGIDAPERWIADATAEVLALLRAEGPLNSRAIGKRLPRLNTGLRAGSGTKWEVAQSAHTRLLTLLGFEAVVTRTTPVGGWHTSEFAWLPTADWLGRELAGPPFAESAAELAGAWLRRFGPATAEDLQWWMGWTKTLTRDALAAAGAEPVELSEGPGWLAPDDHDFADPGPWVALLPTLDPTTMGWKHRRWYLPETAARDAFDRAGNASPTVWADGRVVGTWAQRADGQIRIHWFEEVPARRRHEITTRAEEVAGWIGETRFRVRFPSPLHKTLLTD from the coding sequence ATGAGCGTACGCCGGATCACCGATGCGCAGCGGCGCGCCCGGCTCGGCGCTCGTCACCTGCTGGCCCCGGCGGCGCGGTGCGACGATGCGGGCGCGATCGCCGACGCCGTGCTCGCGCTCCACGCCACCGACCCGCCGACCGTGCATCTGTCGGCCTGGGCCCGGATGGCGACGCCGGAGCCGTCGGCGGTTGAGCAGCGATTGGCCGACAAGACCCTGGTCCGCCACCACGCGATGCGACGCACCCTCTGGGTGGCGGGCGTCCCCACGATGGCGCTGATGCACGAGGCCGCCACCCGCAAGATCGCCGCCAACGAATGCCGGCTGCTGGTCCGCATGCTCACCGACAGCGGGATCGATGCCCCGGAGCGCTGGATCGCCGACGCCACCGCCGAGGTGCTCGCCCTGCTGCGCGCCGAGGGGCCGCTGAACTCCCGGGCCATCGGCAAGCGCCTGCCGCGGCTGAACACCGGGCTCCGGGCCGGGTCCGGCACGAAATGGGAGGTCGCCCAGTCCGCGCACACCCGCCTGCTCACCCTGCTCGGCTTCGAGGCTGTGGTGACCCGGACCACCCCGGTCGGGGGCTGGCACACCTCGGAGTTCGCCTGGCTGCCGACGGCCGACTGGCTCGGCCGCGAGCTCGCCGGCCCGCCATTCGCCGAGAGCGCGGCCGAACTGGCCGGCGCCTGGCTGCGGCGATTCGGTCCGGCGACGGCCGAGGATCTGCAGTGGTGGATGGGCTGGACCAAGACGCTGACCCGGGACGCGCTGGCCGCGGCGGGGGCCGAGCCGGTGGAACTGTCCGAGGGGCCCGGCTGGCTGGCGCCCGATGATCATGATTTCGCCGACCCGGGGCCGTGGGTCGCCCTGTTGCCGACGCTGGACCCGACGACGATGGGATGGAAGCACCGGCGGTGGTACCTCCCGGAAACGGCGGCCCGGGACGCCTTCGACCGCGCCGGCAACGCCTCGCCGACCGTCTGGGCCGACGGCCGGGTGGTCGGAACCTGGGCGCAGCGCGCCGACGGGCAGATCCGGATCCACTGGTTCGAGGAGGTGCCGGCCCGGCGTCGCCACGAGATCACCACCCGCGCCGAGGAAGTCGCCGGGTGGATCGGGGAGACCCGCTTCCGGGTCCGCTTCCCGAGCCCGCTGCACAAGACACTCCTCACCGACTGA